A part of Aspergillus flavus chromosome 5, complete sequence genomic DNA contains:
- a CDS encoding uncharacterized protein (of unknown function-domain containing protein) has product MNPNSEAVSFELEPSANASETPLVTRTSADRGRPSASSLLNDRHPSDTVGDTESASGSRSSISRDSRCSSFPTLENQAASTTDEPLSKKTGKFLTGKDSWLWEITSLIFSAACVVAMVGVLIGVQGTSLSAWHLLIAPNTVISALATASKTSLLLPVTESISQLKWVHFNRAHRLSDMDLYNNASRGPLGALVFLFKVPLSLGALGAIITIVALGFDPFAQQLVFFPSRQAVMDNETASFKVSQAYESGASWNYQNTVVDYTDFAMQGAILNGLFGSPSPRAFTCPTSNCAWPQNPSYLSLGAVGECKNVTQSAVNTCETFQSTLSTDCTITTPGGFKLGSKREHESATLKYTQLNTTLAANDSNVNLINFAVWRALGIANLSEFEVLECRLSLAGFLYSNVSVTQNTLNIQDETHLSLEPVNGANSGLNLFRPAGGDFPEQAMFAVHGADLTKIHKLLQQIFIAKAMLPFGDRTDLTGATTDVLIAGNLSRIVESIALGITERIRTGPNSTDSNGVAYQSETYINVNWPRLTLPVLVVIGAAALLACSIISNSQHRGALWKSSNLAVLFHIVNGVGDYGHLSSSNDAPLGSVEALAEKMRVFRGDNMEFTPSA; this is encoded by the exons ATGAATCCAAATTCAGAAGCAGTCTCGTTTGAACTGGAACCATCTGCAAACGCCTCTGAGACACCGTTGGTCACAAGAACCAGCGCAGACCGTGGGCGGCCATCAGCTTCTAGTCTTT TAAACGATCGGCATCCGAGCGACACGGTGGGAGATACCGAATCAGCAAgcggaagcagaagcagcatCAGTCGTGATTCACGCTGCTCATCATTTCCAACACTCGAAAACCAAGCGGCCAGTACAACCGATGAGCCATTATCGAAGAAAACTGGGAAGTTCTTGACAGGGAAGGACAGTTGGCTATGGGAAATCACCTCCCTGATTTTCAGCGCGGCGTGTGTGGTTGCGATGGTGGGTGTCCTGATCGGCGTCCAAGGAACGTCTCTCTCCGCGTGGCATCTATTAATAGCACCGAACACTGTGATTTCAGCTCTTGCAACAGCCTCAAAGACAAGTTTACTCCTTCCTGTAACTGAATCTATCAGCCAGTTAAAGTGGGTGCATTTCAACAGGGCCCATCGATTGAGTGACATGGACTTGTATAATAATGCAAGTCGTGGACCCTTGGGCGctttggtttttcttttcaagGTTCCATTGAGCCTAGGCGCTCTAGGAGCGATTATAACAATTGTCGCTCTAGGATTTGATCCGTTTGCACAGCAACTGGTCTTCTTTCCAAGTCGCCAGGCAGTCATGGACAATGAGACAGCGTCGTTCAAGGTTAGCCAGGCTTATGAATCCGGGGCGTCTTGGAACTATCAAAACACTGTAGTCG ATTACACCGACTTCGCCATGCAGGGCGCCATTCTCAACGGGCTCTTCGGCTCCCCTTCACCACGCGCATTCACCTGCCCAACGTCGAATTGCGCCTGGCCGCAGAACCCCAGCTACCTATCGCTGGGTGCCGTGGGCGAATGCAAAAATGTAACCCAGTCAGCCGTGAACACCTGCGAAACTTTCCAGAGCACGTTGTCCACAGACTGCACGATCACAACCCCCGGAGGATTCAAGCTCGGGTCTAAAAGGGAGCACGAAAGCGCGACCCTCAAGTATACGCAGCTGAACACGACCTTGGCTGCTAATGATTCAAATGTGAACCTTATCAACTTTGCCGTATGGCGCGCCTTGGGGATTGCAAATCTATCAGAATTCGAAGTCCTCGAATGTCGTTTAAGCCTTGCCGGGTTCCTCTACAGCAACGTATCGGTCACGCAAAATACCCTGAATATCCAGGACGAGACTCACCTGTCGCTGGAACCTGTCAATGGTGCCAATTCTGGGTTGAACCTGTTCAGGCCAGCCGGCGGTGACTTCCCAGAGCAGGCCATGTTCGCAGTGCACGGGGCAGATCTGACCAAGATACACAAGCTTCTACAGCAGATTTTCATTGCTAAGGCCATGCTCCCCTTTGGCGATAGAACCGATCTAACCGGAGCCACCACCGACGTTCTGATCGCCGGCAACCTATCTCGCATCGTCGAGAGTATCGCCTTGGGAATAACCGAGCGGATTCGCACCGGGCCAAACAGTACAGATTCCAATGGGGTGGCATACCAGTCAGAAACCTATATCAACGTCAACTGGCCGCGGTTAACACTACCAGTGCTGGTGGTTATTGGCGCGGCGGCCTTGCTCGCGTGCAGCATTATCTCCAACTCTCAACATAGGGGGGCTCTATGGAAGTCTTCCAACCTGGCTGTCTTGTTTCACATTGTCAACGGAGTAGGGGACTATGGCCACCTATCTTCGTCAAATGATGCGCCTCTCGGTAGTGTCGAGGCTTTGGCGGAGAAAATGCGTGTCTTCAGGGGGGATAACATGGAATTCACCCCTAGCGCTTAG
- a CDS encoding uncharacterized protein (expressed protein), translated as MHVRLSAYPKRLGRLLSIFISRPCCDARETKPKAAGKAALATPSRTLPAIAPVLALDDGGYEFDEWDGVGYTVYVVDTLKVVETGEKNDRVAEDVGVDEAERLLAAKTNAK; from the coding sequence ATGCATGTCCGCCTGTCCGCATACCCCAAGCGCCTTGGACGCTTGTTGTCGATATTTATTTCTCGGCCTTGCTGCGACGCGCGAGAAACCAAGCCAAAGGCAGCGGGCAAAGCTGCTCTGGCCACACCATCAAGAACGCTGCCTGCAATAGCCCCTGTATTGGCGCTGGATGATGGTGGATATGAATTCGATGAGTGGGATGGCGTAGGATATACGGTATATGTAGTTGACACACTCAAGGTAGTTGAAACAGGTGAGAAAAATGATAGAGTGGCCGAAGATGTAGGGGTTGATGAAGCTGAACGCCTCTTGGCGGCCAAAACGAATGCAAAATAG